The genomic window gggcactggcaggcatttcacttgagaggcttttacttgcccatagcataccagcaacacagaaacaaagcttggcacatgaaatcactccaggtcggagccctgtttcccagacaatcctgcccaagccctgggcagcacaggtgggattgctgacctCCCGACTGATGGCTGCCATCTCGTCTTCAGACAGGTAGGTCTCGCTGATGACATCGCTCAGAGTGCCTCCGTCCATGTACTCCATGACCAGCCAGCGCTGCCCATCCACAaggtagctgaaagaaggaaacaagagcatggagatagacatgcatggctaggttgttttcttgattgactattgtttccaagtccctttgtgACA from Vidua macroura isolate BioBank_ID:100142 chromosome Z, ASM2450914v1, whole genome shotgun sequence includes these protein-coding regions:
- the LOC128822342 gene encoding serine/threonine-protein kinase PAK 3-like is translated as MLMKPNMNSNLVNYLDSYLVDGQRWLVMEYMDGGTLSDVISETYLSEDEMAAISREVSNPTCAAQGLGRIVWETGLRPGVISCAKLCFCVAGMLWKVTVVILPSLC